The Ornithodoros turicata isolate Travis chromosome 7, ASM3712646v1, whole genome shotgun sequence genome includes a region encoding these proteins:
- the LOC135400256 gene encoding V-type proton ATPase subunit S1-like codes for MAAAGPPLREMYYFVLLVSLASLYNCENVEVPAFLWGHRGEQSSFPAVSAFQKISHGDFTEKFVRNVLSSKDTVLAVFIQDSLSVEDLQPDGPSFKYLKLAFKNNPVLMLPAVENPVDAISSLKGVKTVQVSVRDPASAKEKLQDHNEHTNVILLELPSTQLSPNRDDALKNIDDIIESSMQQLTAGGRNVVGLYTGRRPSFGGEESGVRTRRHLLQAPPVEKNASDVYGVLMLRSECLILYCEAITVSFASHENRTSKASYTYNDTLPAQPVPECSSKGANLTIHFPDEGGITGFSILLTIAKSGADGYMIENITADMGTYKDLAMRMGDTWWPANFSYSCGDSSFRQRNVTKEPHLQLTFTKLQVELFPNSTDAPFSESYDCSGFFTMPVWMGLLVILLYLVILGVGIFFLHDIRTNDRFDDPKGKTITVTATD; via the exons ATGGCAGCGGCCGGTCCGCCTTTGAGAGAAATGTATTACTTTGTATTATTGGTTTCCTTAGCTTCTTTGTATAACTGCGAAAATGTGGAAGTTCCAGCATTCCTTTGGGGTCATCGAGG AGAGCAGAGCAGCTTCCCCGCTGTTTCGGCTTTCCAAAAAATTAGCCACGGTGATTTTACTGAAAAATTTGTACGCAATGTGCTGTCCAGCAAGGATACTGTGCTCGCTGTATTTATTCAAGATTCC TTAAGTGTGGAAGACCTTCAACCAGATGGCCCTTCTTTCAAATACTTAAAG CTTGCTTTCAAAAACAACCCTGTGTTGATGCTGCCAGCAGTGGAAAACCCCGTCGATGCCATCAGTTCGCTGAAGGGTGTGAAGACTGTCCAAGTGTCCGTCAGGGATCCTGCATCAGCCAAGGAAAAACTGCAGGACCACAACGAGCACACCAATGTCATCCTCCTGGAGCTTCCCAGCACCCAGTTATCTCCTAACCGCGATGATGCGTTGAAGAACATAG ATGACATCATCGAGAGTTCAATGCAGCAACTGACTGCAGGAGGCAGGAATGTGGTAGGACTGTACACGGGGCGCAGGCCATCTTTT GGTGGAGAAGAATCGGGTGTACGTACCCGTAGACACCTTCTTCAGGCACCACCGGTGGAAAAGAATGCTAGTGACGTCTATGGCGTGCTCATGCTACGATCCGAGTGTCTCATCCTGTACTGTGAGGCCATCACAGTGTCCTTCGCTTCTCATGAAAACAGGACTTCAAAGGCTTCTTACACTTACAATGACACCCTGCCTGCCCAGCCAGTACCAGAGTGCTCAAGCAAAGGAGCCAA TTTAACCATACACTTTCCTGACGAAGGTGGAATCACTGGCTTCAGTATACT TCTCACCATCGCCAAAAGCGGGGCAGACGGTTACATGATTGAAAACATCACTGCGGACATGGGAACGTACAAGGACCTGGCGATGCGCATGGGTGACACATGGTGGCCAGCTAATTTCTCCTATTCCTGCGGAGACAGTTCCTTCAGGCAGCGCAATGTCACAAAGGAACCTCACCTTCAGCTCACCTTCACCAAGCTTCAG GTGGAACTCTTCCCAAACTCCACCGACGCGCCGTTTTCGGAGTCTTACGACTGCTCGGGGTTCTTCACGATGCCCGTCTGGATGGGACTCCTCGTCATCCTCCTCTACCTAGTCATCCTCGGCGTGGGAATCTTCTTCTTGCACGACATACGCACAAACGATCGCTTTGACGATCCCAAGGGCAAAACCATCACGGTCACGGCCACGGATTAG